The following coding sequences are from one Odontesthes bonariensis isolate fOdoBon6 chromosome 10, fOdoBon6.hap1, whole genome shotgun sequence window:
- the gp9 gene encoding platelet glycoprotein IX isoform X1, whose amino-acid sequence MSYDCRRDACGGVEPVCVIGIKLCCPPRMILYSFSCVFEIRALSQAQASKQNGHGSNFLLRMCLPTHCLYCFSSEIKNAIKGLASIFISFPGHRRLCDIKEEFYRIAGFPNVIGAVDCTHIKIKSPSGGHEGDFVNRKNFHSINVQMVCNADYLISNVVAKCPGSVHDSRVFRNSEIYRRLSQGEFLGVLLGDRGYACQPFLLTPFADPLEAQLAYNHPHARTRARIEMTFGQLKARFQCLTHLRVSPDRACEITVACAVLHNVACLRKERAPRVPALIDRDNPAIFPDDDCGRLVRDQYVLNYFN is encoded by the exons atgagttatgattgcagacgcgatgcgtgtggaggtgtggagcctgtgtgcgtaattggcataaagctgtgctgtccgccgcgtatgattctgtatagcttctcatgtgttttcgagatccgcgctctgagtcaagcgcaagcaagcaagcaaaatggacatggcagcaactttttattaagaatgtgcctgcccacacattgcctgtactgttttagcagtgaaataaaaaacgcaattaaaggacttgcaagcatcttcatctccttccctgggcatagaagactctgtgacatcaaggaggagttctataggattgcag gtttccccaatgtcattggtgcagtggactgcacacacatcaaaataaaatccccctcaggtggccatgagggggattttgtgaacaggaaaaacttccacagcatcaatgtacag atggtctgcaatgctgactatttgatcagtaatgttgtggcaaagtgtcccggctcggtccacgactcccgagtgtttcggaactcagagatctatcggcgcctatcacaag gtgaattcctgggtgtattgctgggtgacagagggtatgcctgccagccttttctgctcactccatttgcagaccctctggaggcacaactggcatacaaccatccccatgccagaacaagggcccggatcgaaatgacatttggccaacTGAAGGCACGTTTTCagtgtctgacccacctgagagtcagcccagacagggcatgtgaaatcactgtggcctgtgctgtcctccacaatgtggcctgcctgagaaaggagagggcccccagagtgccagctctcatagaccgggacaatcctgccatcttcccggatgacgactgtggtcggctggtcagagaccaatatgtgttaaattattttaattaa
- the gp9 gene encoding platelet glycoprotein IX isoform X2, protein MLRSSLTLAVSLLLTSLSAHSIAKPCVCSALLPAGLRVNCSTLNLMELPHLPSETTELHLQDNRSTSVSPGLFDRFVSLKKVSLSGNPFHCDCRIQYLRNWLLKNRDVVSEDPVCSSPSFVAQKAITELTDEYFSFCASTSCDYGKYNSMLGVLLCFLILLLLWNLRLARKSTFTLFIDERHSGFEADSLRSLKPKHRRRLYPGLSGVIADSNSVLWSKDLERPIINMELLPQVLDVLHKKHNIKIKAT, encoded by the coding sequence ATGCTGCGCTCCAGTTTAACCTTGGCTGTCTCCCTCCTCCTGACCTCATTGAGTGCTCACAGTATCGCTAAGCCCTGTGTCTGCTCAGCACTCCTGCCTGCCGGGCTTCGTGTCAACTGCAGTACTTTAAACCTCATGGAACTGCCTCATCTGCCTTCAGAGACCACAGAGCTCCATTTGCAAGACAACCGGTCCACCTCGGTGTCTCCAGGCCTGTTTGACAGATTTGTTAGCCTGAAAAAAGTCTCCCTGTCAGGGAACCCCTTCCACTGTGACTGCAGGATCCAATATCTGAGGAACTGGCTGCTGAAGAACAGGGATGTTGTTTCAGAGGACCCCGTTTGTTCCAGTCCAAGCTTTGTGGCTCAGAAGGCTATCACCGAACTTACGGATGAATACTTCTCCTTCTGCGCCTCAACAAGCTGTGATTATGGCAAGTACAATTCCATGTTAGGGGTGCTGCTGTGCTTCCTCATTCTGTTGCTTCTGTGGAACTTGAGACTTGCCAGAAAGTCCACTTTCACTCTGTTCATTGATGAGAGACATTCAGGATTCGAGGCTGACTCTTTGCGCTCACTAAAGCCAAAACACAGGAGGAGGCTGTACCCTGGACTGTCAGGGGTCATTGCAGATTCCAATTCTGTCCTTTGGTCTAAGGACTTAGAGAGGCCAATCATCAACATGGAGTTACTGCCGCAAGTACTGGATGTTTTACACAAGAAGCACAACATAAAGATAAAGGCTACCTGA
- the cnbpa gene encoding CCHC-type zinc finger, nucleic acid binding protein a isoform X1, with translation MEMSSNSECFGCGRSGHWVKHCPNASGARGRGRGRGRGKELFCYRCGDQGHMARDCDQTEDACYNCHRSGHISRDCKEPKKEREQLCYTCGKAGHMARDCDHANEQKCYSCGGFGHIQKLCDKVKCYRCGEIGHVAVHCSKASETNCYNCGKAGHLAKECTIEATA, from the exons ATGGAGATGAGCAGCAACAGCGAGTGCTTTGGATGTGGCCGCTCTGGTCATTGGGTCAAGCACTGCCCCAATGCCAGCGGTGCACGTGGACGTGGCAGGGGCCGGGGACGAGGCAAGG AGCTGTTCTGCTATCGTTGTGGAGACCAGGGACACATGGCCAGGGACTGTGACCAAACTGAGGATG CGTGCTACAACTGCCACAGGAGTGGTCACATTTCCCGGGACTGCAAGGAGCCCAAAAAAGAGAGGGAGCAGCTCTGCTACACCTGCGGCAAAGCTGGCCACATGGCCCGTGACTGCGATCATGCCAACGAGCAGAAGTGCTACTCCTGCGGTGGGTTTGGCCACATCCAGAAACTTTGCGATAAGGTCAAATGTTACAG GTGTGGTGAGATTGGTCACGTCGCTGTGCATTGCAGTAAAGCCAGCGAGACTAACTGCTACAACTGTGGAAAGGCAGGCCACCTGGCAAAAGAGTGCACCATTGAAGCAACCGCATAA
- the LOC142389776 gene encoding haloacid dehalogenase-like hydrolase domain-containing 5 — MRGLLPFYRGLCSLSTRQARRKVGHVGSRCGLCGTINKPQPRFGLLFDIDGVLVRGRMPIPAAKKAFEKLVDSQGQFVVPVVFVTNAGNCLRQTKADQLSHILGVPISQDQVIMSHSPLRMLKKFHDKCVLVSGQGPVLEIAKNVGFKNVVSIDMLRESYPLLDMVDHNRRPKLPTNPVINLPKVEALVLFGEPIRWETNLQLITDVLLTNGNLSSVHQTQARSHLPLLACNMDLMWMAEANSPRFGHGTFLVCLENIYKKITGRELKYEALMGKPSELTYHFAEYLIRGQVMLREWKLPITSLYAIGDNLMTDIYGANLYNRYLEERAARKNPKAVAKMAAATGSTAALPREEEIDSLWETELALPSATSCKSILVCTGVYNPNAEVPPDANRCIKETVFHGHRDFRFDPALVEPGHIVQDVGEAVELIFEQEKFVPQ, encoded by the exons ATGAGGGGACTCCTGCCGTTTTACAGGGGCCTGTGCAGCCTCAGCACCCGCCAAGCCAGGCGAAAAGTGGGCCATGTCGGCTCTCGGTGCGGGCTTTGCGGAACTATCAACAAG CCACAGCCTAGATTTGGGCTACTGTTCGACATCGATGGCGTGCTCGTCCGAGGTAGGATGCCAATCCCCGCCGCGAAAAAGGCGTTTGAGAAGTTGGTCGACTCTCAGGGACAATTTGTGGTGCCAGTTGTTTTTGTCACAAACGCAGGGAACTGCCTCCGACAGACAAAAGCGGACCAGCTCTCTCACATCCTGGGAGTGCCT ATTTCACAGGATCAAGTCATCATGTCCCATAGTCCCCTGAGAATGCTGAAGAAGTTCCATGACAAGTGTGTCTTGGTGTCGGGACAGGGGCCCGTCCTGGAAATTGCTAAAAA TGTGGGCTTTAAGAATGTTGTCAGTATTGACATGCTGAGGGAATCGTACCCACTGCTGGACATGGTGGATCACAACAGGAGGCCCAAACTGCCG ACCAATCCTGTAATCAACCTCCCTAAGGTTGAAG CTCTAGTTTTGTTCGGGGAGCCAATTCGATGGGAGACCAACCTGCAGCTAATAACTGACGTTTTGTTGACCAATGGTAACCTCAGCAGTGTTCACCAAACCCAAGCGAGGTCTCACCTCCCCCTGTTGGCCTGCAACATGGACCTCATGTGGATGGCTGAGGCTAATTCTCCACg GTTTGGCCATGGGACGTTTCTTGTGTGCCTAGAGAACATCTACAAGAAGATAACGGGCAGAGAGCTGAAATACGAGGCTCTCATGGGAAAACCAAGTGAGCTGACCTACCATTTTGCTGAATACCTCATCAGAGGCCAGGTCATGCTGAGGGAATGGAAACTACCCATCACTTCCCTTTATGCTATAGG GGATAACCTCATGACTGACATCTATGGAGCCAATCTGTACAATCGCTACCTGGAGGAGAGAGCTGCCAGAAAGAACCCCAAAGCTGTTGCGAAGATGGCGGCTGCCACTGGCTCCACGGCTGCACTGCCCAGGGAGGAGGAGATTGACAGCCTGTGGGAAACCGAGCTCGCGCTGCCCTCTGCCACTTCCTGTAAGTCCATCTTAGTCTGCACGGGGGTCTACAACCCCAACGCAGAGGTGCCACCTGACGCAAATCGTTGCATCAAAGAAACCGTGTTCCACGGCCACCGGGACTTCCGATTTGACCCCGCGCTGGTGGAGCCAGGCCACATTGTGCAGGATGTGGGAGAAGCCGTTGAGCTCATCTTTGAGCAGGAGAAGTTTGTGCCTCAGTAG
- the raf1a gene encoding raf-1 proto-oncogene, serine/threonine kinase a isoform X2 has product MEHLQGAWKTLSNGFGMKDSAFEGPCLSPTTVQGFTCQRRSSDDSKMPDSKTSSTIRVYLPNQQRTVVNVRPGMTLYSCLIKALKVRGLQPQCCAVFKLHPGQRSKKFRMDWNTDSTSLIGEELLVEVLDHVPLTTHNFVRKTYLKLAFCDICQKFLLNGFRCQTCGYKFHEHCSTKVPTMCVDWSNIRQLLLFPTPGESGGPSLPPPTSRRMRESLTRFPSSAHRYSTPHAFNYTTSCTPTGGGLSQRQRSTSTPNVHMVSTTLPVDSSMFEDAMRDHDSGGSSPNQSPTGWSQSKAPAPAQRERVPSFNTQEKNKIRPRDKRDSSYYWEIEATEVYLQSRIGSGSFGTVYKGKWHGDVAVKILKVIDPTPEQFQAFRNEVAVLRKTRHVNILLFMGYMTKDALAIVTQWCEGSSLYKHIHVLETNLKIIQLIDIARQTAQGMDYLHAKNIIHRDMKSNNIFLHEGLTVKIGDFGLATVKARWSGSHQVEQPSGSILWMAPEVIRMQDNNPYSFQSDVYSYGIVLFELMTGELPYAMIANRDQIIFMVGRGYMSPDLSKLYKNCPKAMKRLVADCIKKSKDERPLFPQILSSIELLQHALPKINRSASEPSLHRASHTEDINAFTLTSTRLPVF; this is encoded by the exons ATGGAGCACCTTCAGGGAGCGTGGAAGACCCTGAGTAATGGCTTCGGAATGAAGGATTCTGCGTTTGAGGGGCCCTGTCTATCCCCAACCACGGTCCAGGGCTTCACCTGCCAGCGGCGCTCGTCAGACGACAGCAAGATGCCAGACTCGAAGACAAGCAGCACAATCCGCGTCTACCTCCCGAACCAGCAACGCACAGTG GTAAACGTGCGACCAGGCATGACTCTTTACAGCTGTCTGATTAAAGCGTTGAAGGTGCGAGGTCTGCAGCCTCAGTGCTGCGCTGTCTTCAAGCTGCATCCAGGACAGAGGAG TAAAAAATTCCGGATGGATTGGAATACTGACTCGACCTCACTTATCGGGGAAGAGCTGCTGGTGGAGGTTTTAGATCACGTTCCTTTGACAACACATAATTTT GTTCGGAAAACATATCTGAAGCTAGCATTCTGCGACATTTGCCAGAAGTTTCTTTTGAACGGATTCCGTTGCCAAACGTGTGGCTACAAATTCCACGAGCACTGCAGCACCAAAGTGCCCACGATGTGTGTGGACTGGAGCAATATCAGACAACTGCT GTTGTTTCCAACGCCTGGTGAGAGCGGTGGTCCGTCCCTGCCGCCGCCTACGTCTAGACGCATGAGAGAATCCTTAACACGGTTTCCAAG CTCGGCCCACCGATATTCCACCCCTCATGCCTTCAACTACACCACATCCTGCACACCCACAGGCGGCGGTCTCTCCCAGAGGCAGCGCTCCACTTCGACACCCAACGTCCACATGGTTAGCACGACCCTGCCTGTGGACAGCAGCATGTTCGAG GATGCAATGCGCGATCATGACTCTG GGGGGAGTTCCCCCAACCAGAGCCCCACTGGCTGGTCCCAGTCCAAAGCTCCCGCACCTGCTCAGCGAGAGAGGGTCCCATCCTTCAACACTcaggagaaaaataaaatc AGGCCTCGGGACAAGCGGGACTCGAGTTACTACTGGGAGATCGAGGCCACTGAGGTTTACCTGCAGTCCCGCATTGGCTCAGGCTCCTTTGGAACGGTGTACAAAGGAAAATGGCACG gtgATGTAGCAGTGAAGATTTTAAAGGTGATTGACCCTACACCAGAGCAGTTCCAGGCATTCAGAAATGAAGTGGCAGTCCTGAG GAAAACGCGACATGTCAACATCCTGTTGTTCATGGGCTACATGACGAAGGACGCCCTGGCCATCGTGACCCAGTGGTGTGAGGGCAGCAGCCTGTACAAACACATTCACGTCCTCGAGACAAATTTAAAGATAATCCAGCTCATAGATATTGCCAGACAGACGGCTCAGGGCATGGA tTATCTGCATGCAAAAAACATCATTCATCGTGACATGAAGTCCAACA ACATCTTCTTGCATGAAGGGCTAACAGTGAAAATTGGGGACTTTGGTCTCGCTACAGTGAAGGCCAGGTGGAGTGGCTCTCATCAGGTCGAGCAACCTTCTGGATCCATTCTTTGGATG GCTCCTGAGGTTATCCGGATGCAGGATAACAATCCCTACAGCTTCCAATCTGATGTCTATTCCTATGGAATTGTTCTCTTTGAGCTCATGACGGGAGAGCTCCCATACGCCATGATAGCAAACAGAGATCAG ATTATTTTCATGGTGGGAAGAGGTTATATGTCCCCAGACCTCAGTAAGCTCTACAAAAACTGCCCCAAAGCCATGAAAAGGTTGGTGGCTGACTGCATCAAGAAGTCCAAGGACGAAAGGCCACTCTTCCCCCAG ATTCTGTCCTCCATTGAGCTCCTCCAGCACGCTCTCCCTAAGATAAACCGCAGTGCCTCAGAACCATCCCTGCACAGAGCCTCGCACACCGAGGACATCAACGCCTTTACTCTGACCTCCACCAGACTGCCTGTTTTTTAG
- the cnbpa gene encoding CCHC-type zinc finger, nucleic acid binding protein a isoform X2, which yields MEMSSNSECFGCGRSGHWVKHCPNASGARGRGRGRGRELFCYRCGDQGHMARDCDQTEDACYNCHRSGHISRDCKEPKKEREQLCYTCGKAGHMARDCDHANEQKCYSCGGFGHIQKLCDKVKCYRCGEIGHVAVHCSKASETNCYNCGKAGHLAKECTIEATA from the exons ATGGAGATGAGCAGCAACAGCGAGTGCTTTGGATGTGGCCGCTCTGGTCATTGGGTCAAGCACTGCCCCAATGCCAGCGGTGCACGTGGACGTGGCAGGGGCCGGGGACGAG AGCTGTTCTGCTATCGTTGTGGAGACCAGGGACACATGGCCAGGGACTGTGACCAAACTGAGGATG CGTGCTACAACTGCCACAGGAGTGGTCACATTTCCCGGGACTGCAAGGAGCCCAAAAAAGAGAGGGAGCAGCTCTGCTACACCTGCGGCAAAGCTGGCCACATGGCCCGTGACTGCGATCATGCCAACGAGCAGAAGTGCTACTCCTGCGGTGGGTTTGGCCACATCCAGAAACTTTGCGATAAGGTCAAATGTTACAG GTGTGGTGAGATTGGTCACGTCGCTGTGCATTGCAGTAAAGCCAGCGAGACTAACTGCTACAACTGTGGAAAGGCAGGCCACCTGGCAAAAGAGTGCACCATTGAAGCAACCGCATAA
- the raf1a gene encoding raf-1 proto-oncogene, serine/threonine kinase a isoform X1 → MEHLQGAWKTLSNGFGMKDSAFEGPCLSPTTVQGFTCQRRSSDDSKMPDSKTSSTIRVYLPNQQRTVVNVRPGMTLYSCLIKALKVRGLQPQCCAVFKLHPGQRSKKFRMDWNTDSTSLIGEELLVEVLDHVPLTTHNFVRKTYLKLAFCDICQKFLLNGFRCQTCGYKFHEHCSTKVPTMCVDWSNIRQLLLFPTPGESGGPSLPPPTSRRMRESLTRFPSSAHRYSTPHAFNYTTSCTPTGGGLSQRQRSTSTPNVHMVSTTLPVDSSMFELDCLNTSPSSWCHRFWLKRKVGIVHFSQTFVEASSQSPEKDAMRDHDSGGSSPNQSPTGWSQSKAPAPAQRERVPSFNTQEKNKIRPRDKRDSSYYWEIEATEVYLQSRIGSGSFGTVYKGKWHGDVAVKILKVIDPTPEQFQAFRNEVAVLRKTRHVNILLFMGYMTKDALAIVTQWCEGSSLYKHIHVLETNLKIIQLIDIARQTAQGMDYLHAKNIIHRDMKSNNIFLHEGLTVKIGDFGLATVKARWSGSHQVEQPSGSILWMAPEVIRMQDNNPYSFQSDVYSYGIVLFELMTGELPYAMIANRDQIIFMVGRGYMSPDLSKLYKNCPKAMKRLVADCIKKSKDERPLFPQILSSIELLQHALPKINRSASEPSLHRASHTEDINAFTLTSTRLPVF, encoded by the exons ATGGAGCACCTTCAGGGAGCGTGGAAGACCCTGAGTAATGGCTTCGGAATGAAGGATTCTGCGTTTGAGGGGCCCTGTCTATCCCCAACCACGGTCCAGGGCTTCACCTGCCAGCGGCGCTCGTCAGACGACAGCAAGATGCCAGACTCGAAGACAAGCAGCACAATCCGCGTCTACCTCCCGAACCAGCAACGCACAGTG GTAAACGTGCGACCAGGCATGACTCTTTACAGCTGTCTGATTAAAGCGTTGAAGGTGCGAGGTCTGCAGCCTCAGTGCTGCGCTGTCTTCAAGCTGCATCCAGGACAGAGGAG TAAAAAATTCCGGATGGATTGGAATACTGACTCGACCTCACTTATCGGGGAAGAGCTGCTGGTGGAGGTTTTAGATCACGTTCCTTTGACAACACATAATTTT GTTCGGAAAACATATCTGAAGCTAGCATTCTGCGACATTTGCCAGAAGTTTCTTTTGAACGGATTCCGTTGCCAAACGTGTGGCTACAAATTCCACGAGCACTGCAGCACCAAAGTGCCCACGATGTGTGTGGACTGGAGCAATATCAGACAACTGCT GTTGTTTCCAACGCCTGGTGAGAGCGGTGGTCCGTCCCTGCCGCCGCCTACGTCTAGACGCATGAGAGAATCCTTAACACGGTTTCCAAG CTCGGCCCACCGATATTCCACCCCTCATGCCTTCAACTACACCACATCCTGCACACCCACAGGCGGCGGTCTCTCCCAGAGGCAGCGCTCCACTTCGACACCCAACGTCCACATGGTTAGCACGACCCTGCCTGTGGACAGCAGCATGTTCGAG CTAGACTGCCTGAATACCTCTCCCAGCTCCTGGTGCCATAGATTCTGGCTGAAGAGGAAAGTAGGTATTGTGCACTTCTCCCAGACTTTTGTTGAGGCCTCGTCTCAGAGTCCAGAAAAG GATGCAATGCGCGATCATGACTCTG GGGGGAGTTCCCCCAACCAGAGCCCCACTGGCTGGTCCCAGTCCAAAGCTCCCGCACCTGCTCAGCGAGAGAGGGTCCCATCCTTCAACACTcaggagaaaaataaaatc AGGCCTCGGGACAAGCGGGACTCGAGTTACTACTGGGAGATCGAGGCCACTGAGGTTTACCTGCAGTCCCGCATTGGCTCAGGCTCCTTTGGAACGGTGTACAAAGGAAAATGGCACG gtgATGTAGCAGTGAAGATTTTAAAGGTGATTGACCCTACACCAGAGCAGTTCCAGGCATTCAGAAATGAAGTGGCAGTCCTGAG GAAAACGCGACATGTCAACATCCTGTTGTTCATGGGCTACATGACGAAGGACGCCCTGGCCATCGTGACCCAGTGGTGTGAGGGCAGCAGCCTGTACAAACACATTCACGTCCTCGAGACAAATTTAAAGATAATCCAGCTCATAGATATTGCCAGACAGACGGCTCAGGGCATGGA tTATCTGCATGCAAAAAACATCATTCATCGTGACATGAAGTCCAACA ACATCTTCTTGCATGAAGGGCTAACAGTGAAAATTGGGGACTTTGGTCTCGCTACAGTGAAGGCCAGGTGGAGTGGCTCTCATCAGGTCGAGCAACCTTCTGGATCCATTCTTTGGATG GCTCCTGAGGTTATCCGGATGCAGGATAACAATCCCTACAGCTTCCAATCTGATGTCTATTCCTATGGAATTGTTCTCTTTGAGCTCATGACGGGAGAGCTCCCATACGCCATGATAGCAAACAGAGATCAG ATTATTTTCATGGTGGGAAGAGGTTATATGTCCCCAGACCTCAGTAAGCTCTACAAAAACTGCCCCAAAGCCATGAAAAGGTTGGTGGCTGACTGCATCAAGAAGTCCAAGGACGAAAGGCCACTCTTCCCCCAG ATTCTGTCCTCCATTGAGCTCCTCCAGCACGCTCTCCCTAAGATAAACCGCAGTGCCTCAGAACCATCCCTGCACAGAGCCTCGCACACCGAGGACATCAACGCCTTTACTCTGACCTCCACCAGACTGCCTGTTTTTTAG